Sequence from the Kineosporia succinea genome:
GTGCTCGACGAGCGCAGTGACGCTCAGAGGGTGGCCGTGATCGGGTACTGCTTCGGGGGCAGTGCGGCGCTGGAGTTCGCGCGCACCGGGGCGCCGGTGGCGGCGACGGTGTCGTTCCACGGCGGGCTGATCGCGCACTCGCCGGCCGACGTCGAGGGGATCACCGGGCCGCTGCTGGTGCTGACCGGGGGCGACGATCCGGTGGTGCCCGACGAGGCGGTGACCGCGTTCCAGGACGAGCTGCGGACCCGTGACGACCTGGACTGGACCGTGACCACGTACGCCGGTGCGCCGCACGCGTTCACGCTGCCGGGCATCCCGCCGTACCGGGAGCTCGCGGACCGGCGCAGCTGGCGGGCGATGCTGGACCTGTTCGGGGAGACGCTGGCCTAGCCGGATCGTGCTGGGTGCTGCCCCTGGCCCGGGTAGGGCTCGGTGTGGGTAGGGCTTGGCCGGGTAGTAGGTGCGCATCCGGATGGGGTCGTCGGTGACGGCCCCGCCGGTGCCGCGTGACTGGGGGATACTCGGCGGGTGAGTTCCGCACGCTTCCACGACCTCGGCGGCCGCAGTGCCTACGAGGTGCTGGGGATACCCGAGTCGGCGGCGGCGGACGAGGTCAACAAGGCCTACCGGCAGCGGATGCTCGAGCTGCACCCCGATCGTGGCGGTGACCGGGACCGGGCCGGGCTGGTGTCGACGGCCCATCGCTGGCTGATCCGGGAGCGGGCCGGGTACGACGCGTACGTGCGTGACCGGCGGCTGGTCGACCCGTACTGGGGAAGGTTCGGGGAGCCGGGTGGGTTCTCGACACGGGGGTTCTCGTCGCCTGGGGCGGGTTCTCGTCCGAGGTCCGCGGCGGGTGCCGCGTCGTCGGGCGGTGCCGGGTCTGATGCCGATCCTGTCGCCGGTGCGGGTGCCGGTGCTGCCGCTGGTCCGGCAGGCGGTCCTGCTGCTGGTGCCGGGTTCGGTACTGCCGCCGGTGCCGGGCGGGACGACAGGGTGAGCGGGCCGGGACTGCGGAGTTCGGCGCAGCAGCGGATGGCCGATCGGGCCGCGGAGTGGGCGGCTGTCCAGCAGCGCTCGCGGTGGTCCGGGGGCGGACGGGGCGACGGGGGTGTGGCCCGGCCGGACCTCGAGGCCCCGCACCCACCGGACGTCTGGGACAACAGCCGGGAAGAGGTCGCCCGCCGTCGTCAGGCGCGGCAGCAGGCCTGGGTTCGAGCGGCCGAGCGACAGAGAGAACGGGCTGCCCGATCCGGCCGGCCAGGTGAGCCGGGCGCGGCCGGTCAGGGCATGGACGGCCAGGGCCCAGAACCCGGGGCAACGGCCTCGGCCCACGCCAACGACGCCGGCGGCCGTGCCTCAGTCACCGCTGACGACATTCCGGATGGACGGAGCAGGGGTGGCCTGCCCGGTGGTGGCCCAGCCGCGCCGGTCGCCGACCCGAGCGCCGGCGCCCCGGCAACGGCTGCCGCGAGCCCTGGCGTGAGTGGCCCGGCTGCGGCCGGTTCGCAGGCCGGTTCGCAGGCTGGTTCGCAGGCTGGTTCGCGGGCCGCCGCCCCGGCAGAGCCCGGCAACTCCCCGGCGTCGGGCCACCCCGAAACGCCTCGTGACCGTGAACATTCCGTTCCTTCCGGCGGACCCGGACGCGTCACCCCCGAGAACGTGACCCGCGCCTCCACCCCCTCCTTCGTGCCGTGGCGCGGAGGGAGGCCCCGAACTCCTTCACGCCGACGGCGCATCCGGTTCCCGCGCCTGGGGCTGCCCCGTCTTCCGCGGATCGGCCTGCCCGCCGGGCCCCGTCTCGGTCTGCCGAGCCCGCCGCACCTCGGCCTGCCGCGGGTGCGGGTGCTGCCGCGGCGATCGGCGCCGTCACCCGATGCCGCGAGCCTGGTGCTGGCCGTCGTCATCGTGGTGCTCGGGTTCCTGATCGCGGCGCGGGTGCCGTTCTAGAGCTCAGTTCCCGGGCGTCGTTCGGCGTACGTGTTCGTGGCGGCCACCGGCCTGGCGAGGGCCTGGCCCGCGGGGTGACGGAGCGTCGGTGACGGAGGCGGAGCCCGGCCCGTCAGTGACCGCGAGCCCGCGTGTTCCCACTGGTCAGGACCGCCAGCACGATGAGCACCCCGGCCGGGCCCAGCACCAGCCAGGGGGCGGACTCCAGGTAGCCGACCCCGGAGGCGAGCATGGCACCGAGCTCGGGGCGGTCCGGATCGGCGCCCAGCCCGAGGAAACTCAGCCCGGCGATGCCCAGAGCCGCGGCCGGGAGCCGGACCAGCGCGTGACGCAGCAACGGGCCGAGCACGGCGGGGAGCACATGGACCCGCAGGATCCGGGCCGGGCCGGCACCGCACAGAACCGCCGCCCGGACGTATCCGGTGTTCCGGGCCTCGCAGGCCAGGGTGCGCGCATGCACGGCGAGCGGGATCCAGGCCACGAGCAGCACCGCCAGGCACGCACCGCGCAGGCCCGGCCCCAGCGCGGCCGCCACGAGCAGGCCGACGAGGTTCGACGGGACGGTGGCCAGGACGTCGAGCGCCCCCGGCGCCCGCCCGGGCCCGGCCAGACCGGCGGCCGTGCCGAGCAGCGCCCCGACGACCAGCGCGGCGAGCGTGATGCCGGCCGCGAGGGACACCGTCAGCAGGGTGCCCTCGGCCAGGCGACCCCACTGGTCGTGCCCCACCGCGTCCGCCCCCAGAGGATGGGCCGGGCCGGGGGAGGCCAGGCGGGCGGAGAGATCGGTCGCGGTGCCGTTGCGGGTCAGCCCGACCGCGAGTCCCACCGCGACCAGGGCGAGGAGAGCGACCGGGGCGACCGGTCGTCCTTCATGGACATCCGAACCGAGATGGGTGGGCTCGCCGGCGGCGCGCTCGGCGTCGGGCAGCGCGAGGGTGCGGTGCACCACGGCGGCCAGCGCCGCCGCGACCAGTCCGACCGCGATGAAACCCGCCAGCACCGCCTGCACCACGGGCAGATCCTCGGCGAGCACCGAGTCGAGAGCGAGCGTGCCCGCGCCCGGAATCGAGAAGACCTTCTCGACCGCGACCGACGACCCGACGATCGACATCCCGACCACCACCGACTGCGGCGCACCGACCGCGACGATGCGGCGCATGACTGCCCGGCGCAGCGGACGCCGGTCGAGACCGGAGGCCCGCCAGGTGCGCACCCAGGGTTCGTCGAGCGTGTGCTCGGCGGTCGCCGAGAGCATCCGTGCCAGCAGACCACCCGCGGGCAGACCCAGTGCCAGTCCTGGCAGGACTGCGCTCATCGGGCCGTTCCAGCCGAAGACCGGCAGCAGACGCCAGGTCACGGCGAACAGGAGCACCCCGGCGACCGCGACCACGACTTCCGGCAGCGCCGCGAGTGCGGCCGGCACCGGACCGGAAAGCCATGTCGGCCAACGGTTACGGGGACGTGCACCGGAACGCGCGCCCTGCCGGACGGTGGGGGAGAGCAGGAGGGCGGCCACGGCGAGCGCGACGAGCAGCGCGGTGCCGGCCAGGGTGAGGGAGGTGCGCAGGGCGGGGCCGACCAGCTCGACGACCGGCTGACGGCTGACCCAGCTGGTGCCGAGGTCGCCGCGCAGGGCGTTGAGGAGCCAGGTGAGGACGCCATGGACGGGCGAGGAGGGCAGGTCCAGTTCGCGACGGAGGGCTTCGACCGCGGCCGGGTCGTGGCCGCGGGCGGTGAAGCGGACGCGCAGCACGGTCTGGGCCGGGTCCTCACCGCGCAGCCAGGGCAGCGCCGCGACGACGACCAGCAGGAACAGGGACGTGGCGAGGGTGCCGGGGAGCGAACGCAGACGGCCGGGGCCGAACCGCTCGATCGCGTTGCTCCTGCGCGGTTTCCGCCCGTGTCCAGGCCCAGTTCGCCCCTGGCGACGCGAGGAACTGGGCATGAACACGGGGAGCCGTATCAGTTGCTGATCGTGGTCTCGGCGGTGATCACCGCGCGCTCCCACGGATCGCCGGCCAGACCGGTGACGCCGTCGGCCAGACCGAACTGGGTGCGGTCGTGGATCAGCGGGATGACGGCGACGTCGGAGAGCACGGTGTGCTCGGCGGCGACCGCGGCCTGGTTGCGGGTGCTCACATCGGTCTGTGTGGCGGCCTCGGCCAGGTCGGTGTCGAGCGTGGTGTCGCAGTACCGGCTGATGTTGTAGCCGCCGTCGCAGCCGAAGTCGGCCTGCAGGTAGCTGATCGGGTCGGCGGTGTCCTGGCCGTAGGAGCGGCTCATGATGACCGCGTCGTAGGTGCCCTTGAGGTAGTCGCCCTCCATCTGGTTGTACTCCTGCACGACCGTTTTCACGTCGAACCCGGCCTTGCGCCACTCGTCGGCGACGACGGTGGCGATCTCGGCGAGTTCGGGCCGGTCGGAGAACGTGGCCAGGGTGATCCGGGTCTTGGCCGGCGTCGAGGGTTTCGGGTACTCGGGTGCGGGACGGTCGGCGGCCCAGGTGGAGACCGACGAGAACAGGCCCTTCGCCGGGTCGGCGGCACCGGCGTAGATGGAGCCCGCGATGTCGAGACCGGCGACCGCCTCGCGGGCGGCCTCGCGCTGGGACGCGTCCTGGAACACCTTCGACGTCTGCGTCAGGTGGATCGAGACGGTGCGGGGCAGCGGTACGGCGAGCACGTGATCGGCTCCGACCCGGGGGAGCTGGTCGGCGGGCACGGCCTGGGCCAGGTCGGTCTGCCCGGCCCGCAGTGCGGACGCGCGCTGGTCGCCGTCGGCGACGAAGCTGAGCTCGATGTCCTTCAGGGCCGGGGTGCCGCCCCAGTAGGCGGGGTTGGCCGTGAGGTCGGCCGAGGTGGTGCCGTTGAGCTCGGTGATCGTGTACGGACCGGTGCCTGTGCCGACCGGCGTCGGCGAGGCCGGGTCGTCGTACGCGCCGCCGGACAGGATGACCAGCTCAGGGGAGGTCAGCCGCTGCACGAGCACCGGGTCGGGCGTCTTGGTGACGACGGTGATCTTGTCGTCGCCGTCGGCCGTGACGGTCAGCTCGGTGCCGGACAGCGCTCGGGGCGCCGGCTCGGCCTGGGCGGCGTGGGTGAGGGACGCGGCGACGGCCTTCGCGTCCATCGCCGTGCCGTCCTGGAAGGTCACGCCGTCGCGGAGCGTGAGTTCCCAGGTGGTGTCGTCGGTCTGCTCCCAGCTCGTGGCCAGGGAGGCCTCGGGGGTGCCGGACGGGTCGAGCTTGGTCAGGGTCTCCGTGGCGCCCACGCCGTAGCTGGTCACCGCGTCGTCGCTGTACGGGGACAGCGCCGCGACCGGCGTGAACGCGTAGGCATACCGCAGGGTGGGCTTCTCGGCTCCGGCTCCGGCTCCGGCATCGGTACCGGCCTTGGCCGATCCGCCGCCGCAGGCCGCCAGAGCGAGGAGGGACAGGGCTGAGACCGCGGTGAACGCGGACCTCGTCAGATTTTGCGCATGGCCCATGGAACGGACCGCCTCCAGCACCTCGTGGTTGCGAAACTGTGCCGTGGCCGGTCTCCTGGCTCTCGGGTCAAGCGTCGCCGGCGCACCTTCCCAGGCTCTTGCCGTCGTGGGGACGGAGGGGCCCAGTGGCGCCCGATTCGGACTACGCGAACCGGCGACTTCCCGATCACAGTGGCGAGGGCCGCTCCGGTATCACACCGGAATTCCCGAGCACCACGGCCTGGTCACGGTACCTCAGAGGTCGCTCAAGGCGGTCACCGGCCTCTCGACACAGTCGGCGACGAAGCGCAGGAAGCCGCCGGCGGTGGCGCCGTCACAGACCCGGTGGTCGAAACTCAGGGTGAGCTGCGTGACCTTGCGGACGGCCAGCTGCCCGTCGACGACCCAGGGCCGCTCGATGATCCGCCCGAGCCCGAGGATCGCGGCCTCGGGGTGATTGATGATCGCGGCGGCGCCGTCGGTGCCGAACACGCCGTAGTTGTTGACCGTCACCGTGCCTCCGGTCAGGTCGGCCGGCTGGAGGACGCCCCGGCGGGCCCGGTCGGTCAGCTCACCGATGGCGGCGGAGAGCCGGCGGGTGCTGAGGCGGTCGGCGTGGTGGACGACCGGCACCACCAGACCCCGGTCGGTCTGCGCGGCGAACCCCAGGTGGACGGCGTGGTGCTGATGGATCTCGCCGTCCTCCACGGTGGCGTTGAGCTCCGGATGCCGTCTCAGGGCGGCGATGGTGAACCGGGCCAGGAGGGCGACCAGGCTGACGGCGCTGCCCGGGGTGGCGCCGGCGGTGCCGCTGCCCGTCGCGGGGGTGGCGGCTGCCGTCCCGCCGGAACCGGCCCGCCCGAGACTCGCGTTGATCGCGGCCCGGGCCTCGAGCAGCTGGGTGGCGTCGGCGTCGACCCAGATGGTGGCCTCGGGGATCTCTCGGCGGGAACGGACCAGCTTCTCGGCCGTGAACCGGCGCACGCCCGTCAGCACGATGCGCTCGTACCCGGCGGATTGCTCATCCACAGCGGCCGAGGCCGACTGGGCCGACGACTCGGCCGACGGCCGAGCCTCGATCGCCTGCTGAATGTCGGCCCGCATGATCAGGCCGTCGGGACCGGAACCGGTCACACGCCGCAGATCGAGACGGGCCTCGCGGGCCATCCTCCGGACCAGTGGCGAAATGACGCGCACGACCGTCGAATCCGGCGTGAAAACGGCGACTTCCGACGAATGGGGTGAGCTGCCGTTCGGGGCGCCCAGCTGCCCGGTGGGCCCCGTAGCGCCGGGGGAGAACACCTCGTCTCCCGGTTCCGCCGCCCGGGTACCCGAAACCGGTGCTCCGATCGCGGCTCCCTTACGAGGAGGCCGGCGCCGACGGGCCGAACCCGTCCCGGATCCGCCACTGGTGCCGTACCCCACCAGCACGCTGCCGCTGCCCTCAACCGCAGCCGGGTTGCCCTCGGGCGCATCGGACTGCGAGCTCGGGGACGGTTCAGCCTTCACCACCGACGGAGCCGCAGGAGCAGCGCCGGTCACCCGCCCGTCCGCAGCGGGTGCCGGCTGGCCACCGGGCCGTGAGCCGGCCGAGGCCTGGACCAAGGGGGTCTCGGCCACCGGGACCTCCGGCGCCAGTTCCACTCCCGGTTCCCTCAGGCCACCGAACGACGGCGCCCACTGCCGGGCCTCGGACACGGTGATCAGCGGCGTCCCCACGGCCACCACATCTCCCGGCCGGGCGTGCAGCACCGTGACGACGCCCGCGAACGGCACCGGCACCTCGACCGAGGCCTTTGCGGTCTCGACCTCGACCACCGGCTGGTCGATCACCACCTCGTCACCCACCTCGACGAGCCACGACATCACCTCGGCCTCGGTCAGACCCTCGCCGAGATCGGGAAGCAGGAAGTCAGGCACCGGGCTCGTCCTCCCACTGCAGTCGGGCCACCGCGTCGAGAATGCGGTCGGCGTTGGGCAGGTGATGCGCCTCGAGTTTCGGCGGGGGATAGGGGATGTCGAGCCCGGTCACCCGCAGGATCGGCGCGGCCAGGTGGTGGAAGCACTGCTCCGTCAGCCGTGCCGCCACCTCGGCCCCGTACCCGCAGAACCCCGCCGCCTCGTGCACCACCACGGCCCGGCCGGTGCGCCGCACGCTGGCCGTGACCGTGTCGTCGTCGAACGGGTTCAGGCTGCGCAGGTCGACGACCTCCAGGTCGTAGCCCTCCGCCCGGCCCATCTCGGCGGCCTCCAGCGCCGTGGCGAGCATGCCCCCGTAGGCGATCACCGTGACGTCCCGCCCGGGCCGCACCACCCGGGCCTCGTGCAGGGCCGGCCCGTCGACCGTGAGCTCGGCTGTTTCCTTGCTCCAGTAGCGCCGTTTGGGCTCCAGGAAGATCACCGGATCCGGACTGTCGATGGCCTGGCGCAGCAGCCGGTACCCGTCGGCCGGCGTGGCGCAGGTGACCACGCGCAGCCCCGCCGTGTGCGTGTAGTAGACCTCGGACGAGTCGCAGTGGTGTTCCACCCCGCCGATGCCACCCCCGTAGGGGATGCGGACCACGACCGGCAGCCCGACGCGTCCGCTCGTTCGGTTTCTCATCTTGGCCAGGTGGCTGGTGATCTGCTCGAAGGCCGGGTAGGCGAACGCGTCGAACTGCATCTCGACCACCGGCCGCAGGCCGTTCATGGCCATGCCGATGGCGGTACCGACGATGCCCGACTCGGCGAGGGGTGAGTCCCAGACCCGGGATTCACCGAACCGGGCCGCGAGCCCGTCGGTCACCCGGAACACCCCACCCAGCGGACCGACGTCCTCCCCGAACACCACGACCCGTTCGTCGGCCTCCAGTGCGTCGCCCAGGGCGCGGTTGAGTGCACCGGCCAGCGTGACCGACTGCCGGGCCGAGCTTTCCGTTGCTGTGACAGGTTGCGCGACGGTGCTCATCGGGTCCCCCTCCCGTCCTCCTCGAGCCCTTCCACTCCGGACCTTCCCCCTGCAGGAAGGTCCAGCGCGTCCACCATCTGCCTCTCCAGCATCACCGGCCGCTCCGCATACACGTGCTCGAACAGCGACTCCGGTGAGGGGGAGGCGTCCGTGCCCGCCCGCGTCCGCACATCGGCGGCGAGAAGTTCCGCCTCGTCGTCGAACTCGCTGCCCTTGAGCCCGAGAAACGTTGCCAGCCGGCGCAAAGGGTCACGCTCGAGCCAGTGCGCGACCTCGTCGTCCTGCCGGTAACGGGTGGCGTCGTCGGCGTTGGTGTGAGCTTCCATGCGGTACGTCACCGCCTCGATCAGCACCGGCCCGGCCCCCGCGGCGGCGGCCGAGACCGCCGCCGAGACCGTCGCGTACACCGCCGCCGCATCGTTCCCGTCGACCCGGAAGGACCGGATGCCGTAACCGATTCCCTTGTGCGCCAGGGAAGGAGCAGCCGTCTGCCGGTGCAGCGGCACACTGATCGCGTACCCGTTGTTCTGCACGACGAACACGACGGGCGCCTTCCAGACCGCGGCGAAGTTCAGTGCCTCGTGGGTGTCGCCCTCACTGGTGGCACCGTCTCCCAGCAGCACCACGGCCACCGTGTCCTCGTTCTTGAGACGCGCCGCGTGCGCCAGACCGACCGCATGCAGCGTGTTCGTCGCGAGTGGGGTGCACTGCGGCGCCGTCCGGTGCTGCCGAGGGTCGTACCCGCAGTGCCAGTCGCCCCGGAAACTCACCAGCACGTCCATCGGATCGATACCGCGCGTGACCACCGCGACCGAGTCCCGATAGGTCGGGAACAGCCAGTCCTGTGGTCTCAACGCCAGTGCGGTTCCGGTCTGACAGGCCTCCTGACCCCGCGACGACGGGTACACGGCTAGCCTTCCCTGCCTGGTCAGAGCTGTGACCTGAGCATCGAACCGGCGGCCCGACACCATCGCGCGGTAGAGCGCCGTCAGAGTCTCCCGGTCGGGCAGGTCGAACGTGGTGGTCACGGTACGTGACCCGGCCGGATCGATGAGCTGGATCGGCTCGTCGGTCGGCAGCAGACCTTCAGTCACCCGGTGCCACCTTCATCGTCGAATGCGGACACGAAATACTGACCGTGCGGTCACAATTCTTTGCCTGTCGGCGGCGGCGCGTCAATGGTGGACGCGCGGGGCCATCCGGTCGGGAGGGTGCGGATGGGTAGCCCGTGGGCTTACGCCCGTGGGCCGATGTCCGGGCGGCCGGGGAGGGATAGCGTCGTGATGTGAGCCCTCTGGTCGCCCGACCCCGCCGCCTGCTGGTCCGGCTGCTGTTGTTCGCGCTGCTCGTGAACTATCTGGTGGTCGCCCAGTTGGCCTATCGCCGCATGATGAACGAGTCGCTTCGCGGCGCCGGTCGATCGTGGGCCGGCTGATCGAGACGGAACGGGCGATCGAGGCCGAAAGGCTGCGCATCGCACGCGAGATGCACGACCTGATCGCGCACAACCTGGGTGCCATCGCGTTCCAGGCCGGTATGGGCGCCCGCGTCATCGACACCCAGCCCCACGAGGCCAGCGCCGCTCTGAGCGCGATCGAGAACACCAGCCGCTCTGGGGGCGGTCGATCTCGCCGCCCGGTTGCAGCCCGACGTGGTGGTGATGGACCTGAGAATGCCCGGGGTGAACGGTATCGAGGCCACCCGCCGCATCGTCGCGGCCAACGACGCCACGCGCGTTCTCGTCCTCACCACGTTCGACGACGACGCGTCGCTCTACGGGGCGCTACAGGCCGGTGCCAGCGGGTTCCTGGTGAAAGACGTCTCCCTCGACGACATGCTGGCCGCGATCCGCGTGATCGCTGCCGGTGACGCGCTGATCGCACCCTCGATGACCCGGCGGCTCGTCGACGCGCTGACCGGCCGGGCGGCCCGCCCCGCGGTTTCCACCGGGGTGGAGGCCATTACGGAGCGCGAGCGTGAGGTGCTCACGTTGATCGGCCGGGGTCGCTCGAACGCCGAGATCGCGGCCGAGCTCGTCATCAGCGGCGCCACGGCGAAGGCTCACGTGGCCCGGCTGCTCACGAAACTCGATGCGCGCGACCGGGTTCAGCTCGTCATTCTGGCCTACGAGTTCGGCCTGGTGAAGCCCTCCGGGATGTAGCCCGCGGGCCGATGTGCCGAGCCGGTGCCTCCGGCAGCCTGAAGGCATGGCGAAAAGGTTCTCACAGGAGTGCTTTCAGGGCCTACGGACGCGTCGGGGCGCCGACGGTGGCCGGCTCGCCCACACGGTGCTCGGGTTTCAGGTTCTGGCCGTCATCGTCTTCACGCTGTGCTGGAACCCGCTCGACTTCTTCATCTACCGGGCCGGGGGGTCGGCGATCCAGGAGGGAGCGGCGCTGTACCTCGAACGGCAGGGCGGGTTGTTCTTCACGTACACGCCGTTCGCGGCCCTGTCGTTCGCCCCGCTGTCCTGGCTGCCGCTGGTGCCGGCGCGGGTGCTGTGGAACGTGGCCTCGGTCGCGGCGTTCGCGCTGGCCGGGCGGGAGATGCTGCGGCTGGTGGGCGTTCGCTTCACGCTGTGGATCGTGGTCGGCGGGCTGATGCTCGAACCGGTCTGGCACACGCTGTTCCTCGGCCAGATCAACCTGTTCCTGCTCGCACTGGTCCTGCACGATCTGCGCCGGGCCGCCGAGGGGCGCAGCGCCGGCAGCGCCGTCGGGATCGGTGTCGGCGTGGCCACCGCGATCAAGCTGACGCCGGGTGTCTTCGTCGTGCTCCTGCTGTTCGCCGGAAAGGTCCGTGCCGCAGTCACGGCCGCGATCACGTTCGCCGTGTGCACCGCGCTCGGGGCACTGGCCTCACCCGGGGCGTCGTGGCTCTACTGGCGCGAAATCTTCTACGACACCACGCGGGTCGGTGTGCCCGGGCGCCGAGGTGACTGGCCGGGCGCCGTGGCGGCGACGGGCGTGACCAGCCTGGTGGTGTCCCCGATCTCCTGGAGTCACCACTGGGTCTGGGCACTGCCCGCGCTGGTCGTCCTGGCCCGGTCGGCGTCGTGGCTGTGCCGGTTGCTGCTGGGGGCATCGGTCTCGGTGTTCGTGCTCTCGCCGATGTGGTGGGTGCCGCGCGAGGTGAGCCCGTTCGTGACCAACGCCTACCTGGTCACCGGCCTGGGCCTGCTGACCTGGTTGGCCTGGCGGTCACGGCAGGAGGGCGAGCTTGCCGCCGGGGTGCCCGCTCATCAGCACCTCGAGCGCGGCCGGGGCCTCGTGGAGAGGGAACGTCCGGGCGATCGGTACCTCGAGCCGCCCGGCACCGGCGAGGTCGACGAGCGACTGCCGCACACGATCCCGGAAGTCCTTGCTCTCCGGGGTGTTCCCACCGACCGCGAGAAACCCGTCCCGCTCGGCGCGGGCCCAGGCGGCGATGGTGACGATACGGCGCCGGTCCTGCACCAGAGCCAGTGACGTGTCCGCAGCCTCGTCGGTACCGACCGTGTCGAGGGCAGCGACGTACCCCTCCGGAGCCAGTTCCCGCAGCCGCTCGAGCAGCCCGTCCCCGTACGCGACGGGCACTCCGCCGAAACCTCGCACGACGTCGAAGTTTCGCTCCGACGCCGTCCCGATCACCCGAGCCCCGATGGCCCGCGCCTGCTGCAGCACACTGACGCCGACAGCCCCCGAAGCCCCGTGCACAACAATGGTGTCGCCGGAC
This genomic interval carries:
- a CDS encoding dienelactone hydrolase family protein, with the protein product MTEFSPVHQELVDRVPLAPGSRIEEQVVTYDHDGVTLEGFAVHDASILGPKPSVVVVHDWHGLREYPKARAHMLARLGYFVFCADVYGQGRRFTETADCEAEAGKYYGDLPLLRARVGAAYDWVVLDERSDAQRVAVIGYCFGGSAALEFARTGAPVAATVSFHGGLIAHSPADVEGITGPLLVLTGGDDPVVPDEAVTAFQDELRTRDDLDWTVTTYAGAPHAFTLPGIPPYRELADRRSWRAMLDLFGETLA
- a CDS encoding J domain-containing protein yields the protein MSSARFHDLGGRSAYEVLGIPESAAADEVNKAYRQRMLELHPDRGGDRDRAGLVSTAHRWLIRERAGYDAYVRDRRLVDPYWGRFGEPGGFSTRGFSSPGAGSRPRSAAGAASSGGAGSDADPVAGAGAGAAAGPAGGPAAGAGFGTAAGAGRDDRVSGPGLRSSAQQRMADRAAEWAAVQQRSRWSGGGRGDGGVARPDLEAPHPPDVWDNSREEVARRRQARQQAWVRAAERQRERAARSGRPGEPGAAGQGMDGQGPEPGATASAHANDAGGRASVTADDIPDGRSRGGLPGGGPAAPVADPSAGAPATAAASPGVSGPAAAGSQAGSQAGSQAGSRAAAPAEPGNSPASGHPETPRDREHSVPSGGPGRVTPENVTRASTPSFVPWRGGRPRTPSRRRRIRFPRLGLPRLPRIGLPAGPRLGLPSPPHLGLPRVRVLPRRSAPSPDAASLVLAVVIVVLGFLIAARVPF
- a CDS encoding ABC transporter permease subunit, with product MPSSSRRQGRTGPGHGRKPRRSNAIERFGPGRLRSLPGTLATSLFLLVVVAALPWLRGEDPAQTVLRVRFTARGHDPAAVEALRRELDLPSSPVHGVLTWLLNALRGDLGTSWVSRQPVVELVGPALRTSLTLAGTALLVALAVAALLLSPTVRQGARSGARPRNRWPTWLSGPVPAALAALPEVVVAVAGVLLFAVTWRLLPVFGWNGPMSAVLPGLALGLPAGGLLARMLSATAEHTLDEPWVRTWRASGLDRRPLRRAVMRRIVAVGAPQSVVVGMSIVGSSVAVEKVFSIPGAGTLALDSVLAEDLPVVQAVLAGFIAVGLVAAALAAVVHRTLALPDAERAAGEPTHLGSDVHEGRPVAPVALLALVAVGLAVGLTRNGTATDLSARLASPGPAHPLGADAVGHDQWGRLAEGTLLTVSLAAGITLAALVVGALLGTAAGLAGPGRAPGALDVLATVPSNLVGLLVAAALGPGLRGACLAVLLVAWIPLAVHARTLACEARNTGYVRAAVLCGAGPARILRVHVLPAVLGPLLRHALVRLPAAALGIAGLSFLGLGADPDRPELGAMLASGVGYLESAPWLVLGPAGVLIVLAVLTSGNTRARGH
- a CDS encoding ABC transporter substrate-binding protein, producing the protein MGHAQNLTRSAFTAVSALSLLALAACGGGSAKAGTDAGAGAGAEKPTLRYAYAFTPVAALSPYSDDAVTSYGVGATETLTKLDPSGTPEASLATSWEQTDDTTWELTLRDGVTFQDGTAMDAKAVAASLTHAAQAEPAPRALSGTELTVTADGDDKITVVTKTPDPVLVQRLTSPELVILSGGAYDDPASPTPVGTGTGPYTITELNGTTSADLTANPAYWGGTPALKDIELSFVADGDQRASALRAGQTDLAQAVPADQLPRVGADHVLAVPLPRTVSIHLTQTSKVFQDASQREAAREAVAGLDIAGSIYAGAADPAKGLFSSVSTWAADRPAPEYPKPSTPAKTRITLATFSDRPELAEIATVVADEWRKAGFDVKTVVQEYNQMEGDYLKGTYDAVIMSRSYGQDTADPISYLQADFGCDGGYNISRYCDTTLDTDLAEAATQTDVSTRNQAAVAAEHTVLSDVAVIPLIHDRTQFGLADGVTGLAGDPWERAVITAETTISN
- a CDS encoding dihydrolipoamide acetyltransferase family protein; the encoded protein is MPDFLLPDLGEGLTEAEVMSWLVEVGDEVVIDQPVVEVETAKASVEVPVPFAGVVTVLHARPGDVVAVGTPLITVSEARQWAPSFGGLREPGVELAPEVPVAETPLVQASAGSRPGGQPAPAADGRVTGAAPAAPSVVKAEPSPSSQSDAPEGNPAAVEGSGSVLVGYGTSGGSGTGSARRRRPPRKGAAIGAPVSGTRAAEPGDEVFSPGATGPTGQLGAPNGSSPHSSEVAVFTPDSTVVRVISPLVRRMAREARLDLRRVTGSGPDGLIMRADIQQAIEARPSAESSAQSASAAVDEQSAGYERIVLTGVRRFTAEKLVRSRREIPEATIWVDADATQLLEARAAINASLGRAGSGGTAAATPATGSGTAGATPGSAVSLVALLARFTIAALRRHPELNATVEDGEIHQHHAVHLGFAAQTDRGLVVPVVHHADRLSTRRLSAAIGELTDRARRGVLQPADLTGGTVTVNNYGVFGTDGAAAIINHPEAAILGLGRIIERPWVVDGQLAVRKVTQLTLSFDHRVCDGATAGGFLRFVADCVERPVTALSDL
- a CDS encoding alpha-ketoacid dehydrogenase subunit beta, encoding MSTVAQPVTATESSARQSVTLAGALNRALGDALEADERVVVFGEDVGPLGGVFRVTDGLAARFGESRVWDSPLAESGIVGTAIGMAMNGLRPVVEMQFDAFAYPAFEQITSHLAKMRNRTSGRVGLPVVVRIPYGGGIGGVEHHCDSSEVYYTHTAGLRVVTCATPADGYRLLRQAIDSPDPVIFLEPKRRYWSKETAELTVDGPALHEARVVRPGRDVTVIAYGGMLATALEAAEMGRAEGYDLEVVDLRSLNPFDDDTVTASVRRTGRAVVVHEAAGFCGYGAEVAARLTEQCFHHLAAPILRVTGLDIPYPPPKLEAHHLPNADRILDAVARLQWEDEPGA
- a CDS encoding thiamine pyrophosphate-dependent enzyme — encoded protein: MTEGLLPTDEPIQLIDPAGSRTVTTTFDLPDRETLTALYRAMVSGRRFDAQVTALTRQGRLAVYPSSRGQEACQTGTALALRPQDWLFPTYRDSVAVVTRGIDPMDVLVSFRGDWHCGYDPRQHRTAPQCTPLATNTLHAVGLAHAARLKNEDTVAVVLLGDGATSEGDTHEALNFAAVWKAPVVFVVQNNGYAISVPLHRQTAAPSLAHKGIGYGIRSFRVDGNDAAAVYATVSAAVSAAAAGAGPVLIEAVTYRMEAHTNADDATRYRQDDEVAHWLERDPLRRLATFLGLKGSEFDDEAELLAADVRTRAGTDASPSPESLFEHVYAERPVMLERQMVDALDLPAGGRSGVEGLEEDGRGTR
- a CDS encoding NADP-dependent oxidoreductase, with the translated sequence MDRRWVATGFGGPEVLELVEYAAADPGVGEVRIAVRAAGMNPADFKGFAAGPGKDPAVLPKVVGFEVAGVVDAAGDDSGFGVGDEVLAFRVSGGYASRITVPARDVLRKPAGVGFAEAANLLLAGATAADMLHVTAVTSGDTIVVHGASGAVGVSVLQQARAIGARVIGTASERNFDVVRGFGGVPVAYGDGLLERLRELAPEGYVAALDTVGTDEAADTSLALVQDRRRIVTIAAWARAERDGFLAVGGNTPESKDFRDRVRQSLVDLAGAGRLEVPIARTFPLHEAPAALEVLMSGHPGGKLALLP